A part of Liolophura sinensis isolate JHLJ2023 chromosome 1, CUHK_Ljap_v2, whole genome shotgun sequence genomic DNA contains:
- the LOC135463077 gene encoding solute carrier family 22 member 15-like has product MDENGFAHSTLVKDQRDGNGEICSPMQDRKSEIGLFLERGGFQPKFTCTDGEDGYNYTGSRNATTGFDDQCNVLNITSNTSSACEGGFRYDVDRHETIVAEWDLVCDKAYLSEVSQVLFTVGMAIGSVFIPPVADRLGRKRSYLAIRFVVILCIFGLALSPNISAFMALRLITGAVGMGLTLVRFVFIMELIPIRFRPVVTMMTGLTWAVNLCIQTGIAQLMKGMNWRYFQVAISLPSLSIILEVIFLKESLLWLSANGKFKEASQILRSAMKTNGINEQELMVSEDAIRIAEGVRDSSENRKDKSRDYLMVPSPDTVQSKDFSVVGPKTVYTFSDDVKKPSKSRGDTSDGYLMVPSADIADSKDIAAVKTKPGHKKLNIKDLLKNKSTRKIVPIICFSWFVNSLVYYGIFLMSYAMAGDRILNFFFSALVEIPSYLFLYVSFRWLARKKLLVGLHGLCAFSLLLAGIFNFTLIGETKVRAMQGVTFIGKFGISATFTLVFVYTTEVFPTNFRTSGLGLASLSARLGSFLSPFSSVLVRKLPWGPGVIFGGLCLVLTFILFFAPETRGRTLPQCLEDIEAWESDKKQGSVREEENASKPI; this is encoded by the exons ATGGATGAAAATGGATTTGCACACTCTACTTTAGTGAAGGACCAAAGAGACGGGAATGGGGAAATCTGTTCACCTATGCAAGACAGGAAAAGTGAGATCGGCCTTTTTCTGGAAAGAGGAG GTTTTCAGCCGAAATTCACCTGCACGGATGGAGAAGATGGTTACAATTACACCGGGAGCAGAAACGCCACGACCGGATTCGACGATCAGTGCAATGTGTTGAACATCACATCGAACACTTCATCCGCGTGTGAAGGTGGATTTCGCTATGACGTCGACAGGCACGAGACCATTGTTGCAGAA TGGGATTTGGTCTGTGATAAGGCTTATCTCTCGGAAGTCTCGCAAGTTCTGTTTACAGTTGGAATGGCCATTGGCTCAGTTTTTATACCACCCGTAGCAGATCGACTCGGAAGGAAGAGATCTTACCTGGCCATACGTTTTGTCGTCATCTTATGTATTTTCGGACTGGCTCTCTCACCAAACATATCTGCTTTCATGGCTCTTCGTCTGATAACAGGAGCAGTTGGCATG GGTTTGACCTTGGTGAGGTTCGTGTTTATAATGGAGCTCATTCCTATCCGCTTCCGACCAGTTGTGACTATGATGACCGGGTTAACGTGGGCGGTGAATCTGTGCATCCAAACGGGTATAGCTCAGCTCATGAAGGGCATGAACTGGAGATACTTCCAAGTTGCCATATCTTTACCTTCCCTCTCCATAATCCTGGAGGTCAT ATTCTTAAAAGAGTCTCTTCTCTGGCTGTCCGCAAATGGAAAATTTAAGGAAGCTTCACAAATCCTGAGGTCAGCCATGAAGACAAATGGAATCAATGAACAGGAACTCATGGTTTCCGAAGACGCCATTCGAATCGCCGAAGGCGTGAGGGATTCATCCGAAAATAGGAAGGATAAATCACGTGATTACCTAATGGTTCCAAGCCCAGACACTGTCCAATCAAAAGACTTTTCAGTAGTGGGGCCGAAAACTGTGTACACATTTTCAGATGACGTCAAAAAACCGTCTAAAAGCAGGGGAGATACCTCAGATGGTTACCTGATGGTACCAAGCGCTGACATTGCCGATTCAAAGGACATCGCAGCAGTGAAAACGAAACCTGGACATAAAAAGCTGAACATCAAAGACTTGCTGAAAAACAAGTCAACCCGGAAGATCGTGCCTATCATTTGTTTCTCCTG GTTCGTCAACAGTCTAGTGTATTACGGGATCTTTCTCATGTCCTACGCCATGGCTGGAGacagaattttaaactttttcttcAGTGCCTTGGTGGAGATTCCATCTTACCTGTTTCTCTACGTCTCTTTCAGATG GTTGGCACGCAAAAAACTACTGGTGGGGTTACACGGACTGTGTGCATTTTCCCTGTTGTTGGCTGGTATCTTCAACTTTACCCTGA TTGGAGAGACCAAAGTTAGGGCCATGCAAGGGGTAACATTCATCGGTAAATTTGGAATCTCGGCCACATTTACCCTGGTATTTGTTTATACAACAGAAGTATTCCCTACCAACTTCAG GACGTCTGGCCTAGGACTGGCGTCACTGTCAGCGAGACTTGGTTCCTTCTTGTCTCCCTTCTCCAGTGTTCTG GTAAGAAAATTACCTTGGGGCCCAGGTGTAATATTTGGAGGACTTTGCCTGGTGCTGACTTTCATTTTATTCTTTGCACCGGAAACACGCGGTCGTACTCTCCCACAATGCCTGGAAGATATCGAAGCCTGGGAGAGTGACAAGAAGCAGGGATCTGTTAGAGAAGAGGAAAATGCCTCAAAACCTATTTAA
- the LOC135463087 gene encoding solute carrier family 22 member 13-like has translation MEAKDRLTEDAALRFLERGGFEPKFVCRDLELSLGPDKNGLNNHSTEIFDNACLVYNATSNSSVGCDSGFRYEVYKTESIVSEWNLICDKAYLSEVSQMLFTVGSAIGAALVAPLSDRVGRRLTFILTRLLTLLNSCAILFVPRDHRLYRAAFSGRNSYYGFLRNL, from the exons ATGGAAGCGAAAGACAGACTAACGGAGGATGCAGCTCTGAGATTTTTAGAGCGCGGAG GATTTGAACCAAAGTTTGTCTGCCGTGATTTGGAACTGAGTCTGGGTCCAGATAAAAACGGTCTAAACAACCACAGCACGGAGATATTTGACAACGCTTGTTTGGTTTATAACGCCACCTCAAATTCATCAGTAGGTTGTGACTCAGGATTCCGTTATGAAGTGTACAAGACGGAGTCTATTGTGAGCGAG TGGAATCTGATTTGTGATAAGGCCTATCTGTCCGAGGTCTCTCAGATGCTGTTCACGGTGGGCAGTGCGATAGGCGCCGCCCTGGTGGCCCCACTCTCTGACCGTGTGGGGCGGCGCTTGACCTTCATCCTCACGAGACTGCTCACCCTGCTCAACTCTTGCGCTATCCTCTTCGTCCCCCGGGATCACCGGCTTTATCGTGCTGCGTTTTCTGGGAGGAATTCTTACTACG GTTTCTTAAGGAATCTTTAA